A single window of Zea mays cultivar B73 chromosome 10, Zm-B73-REFERENCE-NAM-5.0, whole genome shotgun sequence DNA harbors:
- the LOC100272967 gene encoding MYB transcription factor yields MGRAPCCEKMGLKRGPWTPEEDKILVAHIQSFGHSNWRALPKQAGLLRCGKSCRLRWINYLRPDIKRGNFSKEEEDAIITLHEQLGNRWSAIAARLPGRTDNEIKNVWHTHLKKRLEPTTKQLEQEQHGAHAGGGAARKRSRPKRAGARKTTTAAVAPATTAPASPERSAASSSVTESTEQEQGNTGTSSPGFPKEESFTSSSEAAEEFQFDDTFWSETLSMPLDSFDDVPMEPCSGAFGDVAASSSSSSVGADADLDYWLGVFMKSGDAHQQLPQV; encoded by the exons ATGGGGAGGGCTCCGTGCTGCGAGAAGATGGGGCTCAAGAGGGGGCCATGGACGCCGGAGGAGGACAAGATCCTGGTCGCGCAcatccagagcttcggccacagcAACTGGCGCGCGCTGCCCAAGCAAGCCG GGCTGCTGCGGTGCGGCAAGAGCTGCCGGCTCCGGTGGATCAACTACCTGCGCCCGGACATCAAGCGCGGCAACTtcagcaaggaggaggaggacgcCATCATCACCCTCCACGAGCAGCTCGGCAACAG GTGGTCCGCCATCGCCGCCAGGCTGCCCGGGCGGACGGACAACGAGATCAAGAACGTCTGGCACACGCACCTCAAGAAGCGGCTGGAGCCCACCACCAAGCAGCTGGAGCAGGAGCAGCACGGGGCGCATGCAGGTGGTGGCGCCGCCAGGAAGCGCAGCAGGCCCAAGCGCGCGGGTGCCAGGAAGACGACGACGGCCGCCGTCGCCCCGGCCACCACCGCGCCGGCGTCGCCTGAACGGTCGGCGGCCTCGTCGTCGGTGACCGAGTCgacggagcaggagcagggaaacACGGGGACGAGCTCGCCCGGGTTCCCCAAGGAGGAGAGCTTCACCTCGTCCTCGGAGGCCGCCGAGGAGTTCCAGTTCGACGACACGTTCTGGTCGGAGACGCTGTCCATGCCGCTGGACAGCTTCGACGACGTCCCCATGGAGCCCTGCTCCGGCGCGTTCGGCGACGtggccgcctcctcctcctcgtcgtccgtTGGCGCCGACGCCGACTTGGACTACTGGCTCGGAGTGTTCATGAAGTCCGGCGACGCGCACCAACAACTGCCGCAGGTTTAG